TGCACAAATAATCACCAGCACTTCTAAGCTTTTATCTGTCTTTCAAAGCTGTAATAAATTAGATATTGGCATTTTAGACACTAAATGTTGACATTCATGGTGCAAGATGTCTGACACAGCAACAGGAATTCTTACTTGGTGGGAACAGGGAGCATTTATGTTTATCCCTAGTACAGAAAAGCATCCCAATGCTCTTGTAACATTTGATGGAGGCACATAAAATATCATGCAGCAGAAATGTCAGTTTTGTGCTTAGTGAAGTGCCCTCCTGTTAGTATCTAGTGTTGAAATCCGAGAAGTCAAGCTTGGAGATCTCCTTTTCATtggaaaaatttgttttatcGATGCGGGAACTTGGGCTTCCAACTTTGCTCAGCCAggatttcctgcaggaaaaataaGAGAGAGTTGGCAGATAAGGAATTGCACATGTGAGGGTTATTCTCTGTCATGCCTTCACTCACTTTTACTTTTATAAGAGCCATAAAAAGCATCTTTCAATAAGGAAATTACCCCAAATCTGTTCTTCTCTgtttcccctccctttccctttaaaagcaaaccaaactCTTTAAAGGTATCAGTGTTTCCAGGGCATTTACAGAATattacacaaaaccacagcTGATAAAAAGGCTAAAACAGATTTACAGCAATGATCCCTTCTAAACACTATTAATAGTATTCCTATAATTATCTTTGCAGAGTCAATACTGTGCTTTTAGCAAGGACCTACAAACCACTGATAACTGAAAAGATATCTGAAAAGATAACTGAATCCCAACATTCACTTTGCTCCTTGCTGGTAACTAAAAACAAGGGAACTGGAAAGGAATGAgttcaaaaccagcaaaaaaacaTCAATTATGTCAGAGCAATACTGATTTGTAATAAATACTGAATGTTATATTGGATGACTAGATACCCAAACACTGGAACTGCAGCAGGTGAGTGCTTACACAGAGGTTCATTTACAAAAAACACTTACTTGGTCAGTATTTTTGGTTGTGCTAAACTCCCAGAAGTAGAAGAGACAAAAGTATTTTATTGTACCATATTGAAGGAGAAGTATACTTCCACACAAATGATTTTTAGAAGTTAGTATAGACACTTAGCTGAttgctaataaaaataaatattcaccTTACTCTAATTTGAAAACAATAGTTCCCTTATTAAGAGTTATGCTAATTAATCCATTGCAGAATGCCACTAAGCATTGTAAACTGCAATATTCTAGCAGTGAGACCTAATTTTGATGTCTTTATAATGAGAATCATGGACAGAAATTACTTAACTTGAGCCAGTAAATCAGTGTATCACATCTGAGATACAGAAACACACCTTGCTAGAGGACCTACATGCAAGATTTTTGAAAAAGCAGCTCTTGACAccagaaaatgctgcaaaaCTTCTCAAGGGGCTTCACCAGTTACCAGAGACAAATAATTTTCCCATGAATCATGTTAGTCTCTCACAGATGGGTCTCATCACTGGCACAGCCAGTTCTAAACTTGCATTCAATGTAACTTCAACAATAAAACAGAGCCTCTGTATGAAAAACTTCCTACAAAACAGCAACCAGGAATCTCATGTTCCATGTGTTCCACTTTATTTTagcacagagaaattaaaatacctGTCAGATGCTCCTACTTCCTCACACCTCTTGTTCTTTGCTGCATGTTATGAACAACCTCCCTGTCTTAGATGAAGCCTTTCCAGTAAGGAATATATCATAGGAATAAAGAGTCCAGGAGTAAAACAGGAGAACACAACTTCTCAGTTCTGCTGGAAGTCTCAAGACAGAGGGGATATTTCAACAGAAGGAAACAAGCCTAAGGACAGACCAGTCCCTTTTGTTtcatattcagaaaaaaaacctgaaagtgTTTCTTGTTTATTTACCAGGAAAGTCTCTAACAGTTGGATGTCCTTGAGTGAGAAGAAAGAACATGTATTTGGAATACTGAATTAATCTCCTGAAAATAGTAGAAATTGCTTTTTAAGTAATGTGATAGCTTGTTCACTATTTCCTTTTGTCTTCCTGTTTTGAAGGTGAGCTTATCCTGGAAAAATCCAAAAGGAACATATTCCTTGGCCAGCCTTCACGACAAAAATTTATCCCTGGGTGCTTCCAAGTCCCAAATTTTGCTGGGTGAAGAAATACCTACAAACTCTGACCAGAGTAAACAATCCACTCTCAGCTCCACAAATCCTCCTTCACATGAATAAGGATGAAGCACAAATTACGAAAATCCAGTTAGAGCAACTCAGCTCCATGGAAACTCTTTACAGGATGTGTGTGTTATTTCTTATTTaatgcagcagggaggggaggaggcaATATCTGGGAATTACATGACTttggggctcagctctgcattGAGGGGACTTTTCTCAGCcatctccctctctctgctcaAGTGACAGCCCAGTCACCAGCAACGTGAAGAAGCACATTTTTCACAAGctaagaaagcagaaaatccGTATTTCCTAGAAGTTTAATGTCATCTCCAATCTCGTCACTACCAGGGGTATTTATTTCCTTCAACAGTGAAGAAAAGGTTCTGAACTCTCCTCCTCAGCCTGTTCAATTCCCATTCACCTCAGATCTCTTCATGTGTGTAGACATGAGCTACAATTACTTGCATTTGGAATCTTAGCTTGTCAATTATAGCACCCATGTTAAAATTCACTGCTCCTTCCCACTTCTCAGGAGTGCAAAGACTCCCTCCCCCTCACTCATCTGAAGCAATCGAGGACATTGCTGAGAAGACACCACACAGGTTACTCTTGTTTTAAAGGATTCATTCCCAAAATGACTGCTCCAATGAATCCAGAACAAGAGCTAACCTTTAAATAGCCATTTCTGACCATGTTTAActccatggaatggtttgggttgggaggcaCCTTAaaacccacccagtgccaccccctgccatgggcagggacaccttccataatcccaggttgctccaagccccatccaacctggccttgcacactgccagggatggggctgccacagcctctctgggcaaccagtgccagggcctccccaccctcacagagaaggATTTCTTTCCaatatcccacccagccctgccttctgtcactttgaagccatttccccttgtcctgtctctcCATTCCCTTGTAAacagctcctccccagcccaagCTCTGCCTCTCCATGAAGTCACTCTTGGCCATGCTCTGATCCCACTGAGTTCACCATGGATTTCTGAGTTACACAACCTCCCTGTCCAGGGGAGAAGCCAGTGCTCCTGAAACAGCTTCCCAACCAAACCACACAGCTTCCCAATCCCCATGTTCATGAGGGATACTCCTAGGAGCTTAGAACAATTTGATCTATCactccttcccttctctcctttcATTAACTATAACAAACCTTGCTAACAGACACTGCCTTGACACTTGGAA
This window of the Ammospiza nelsoni isolate bAmmNel1 chromosome 3, bAmmNel1.pri, whole genome shotgun sequence genome carries:
- the ACYP2 gene encoding acylphosphatase-2 isoform X3, whose protein sequence is MYTEQEAKKLGVVGWVKNTSQGTVTGQVQGPEERVNEMKSWLSKVGSPSSRIDKTNFSNEKEISKLDFSDFNTRY